In Pseudomonas sp. MM213, a genomic segment contains:
- a CDS encoding DegQ family serine endoprotease → MLVLGQAVAVQAAELPDFTQLVEQASPAVVNISTTQKLPDRKVSSQQMPDLEGLPPMLREFFERGMPPQPRTPRGDRQREAQSLGSGFIISSDGYILTNNHVIADADEILVRLADRSELKAKLVGTDPRSDVALLKIEGKDLPVLKLGKSQDLKAGQWVVAIGSPFGFDHTVTQGIVSAIGRSLPNENYVPFIQTDVPINPGNSGGPLFNLAGEVVGINSQIYTRSGGFMGVSFAIPIDVAMDVSNQLKSGGKVSRGWLGVVIQEVSKDLAESFGLDKPAGALVAQIQDDGPAAKGGLQVGDVILSMNGQPIVMSADLPHLVGALKAGAKANLEVIREGKRQNVELTVGAIPEEGKELDALPKSTTERSSNRLGVSVVELTDEQKKTYDLKGGVVIKEVQDGPASLIGLQPGDVITHLNNQAIGSAKEFTDIAKALPKNRSVSMRVLRQNRASFITFKLAE, encoded by the coding sequence ATGCTGGTGCTCGGTCAGGCGGTCGCTGTACAAGCGGCCGAGTTGCCTGACTTCACGCAGCTGGTCGAGCAGGCCTCGCCCGCGGTGGTAAACATCAGTACCACGCAGAAACTGCCGGACCGCAAAGTGTCGAGCCAGCAGATGCCAGACCTGGAAGGCTTGCCGCCGATGTTGCGCGAGTTCTTCGAGCGCGGCATGCCGCCACAACCGCGTACGCCGCGCGGTGATCGTCAGCGCGAAGCCCAGTCGTTGGGGTCGGGTTTCATCATCTCGTCTGACGGCTACATCCTGACCAACAACCACGTGATCGCCGATGCCGACGAAATTCTCGTCCGTCTCGCTGACCGTAGTGAGCTGAAAGCCAAACTGGTCGGCACCGATCCACGCTCCGACGTGGCGCTGCTGAAAATCGAAGGCAAGGATCTGCCGGTCCTGAAACTGGGTAAATCCCAGGACCTGAAGGCTGGTCAGTGGGTCGTGGCCATCGGCTCGCCATTCGGCTTCGACCACACTGTGACCCAAGGCATCGTCAGTGCCATCGGTCGCAGCCTGCCGAACGAAAACTATGTGCCGTTCATCCAGACCGACGTGCCGATCAACCCGGGTAACTCTGGTGGTCCGCTGTTCAACCTGGCGGGCGAAGTGGTGGGGATCAACTCTCAGATCTACACCCGTTCCGGTGGTTTCATGGGCGTGTCGTTCGCAATCCCGATCGATGTGGCCATGGACGTTTCCAACCAGCTGAAAAGCGGCGGCAAGGTCAGCCGTGGATGGTTGGGCGTCGTGATTCAGGAAGTGAGCAAGGATCTGGCCGAGTCGTTCGGTCTTGATAAACCGGCCGGTGCACTGGTGGCGCAGATCCAGGATGACGGTCCGGCGGCCAAGGGTGGCCTGCAAGTGGGTGATGTGATCCTGAGCATGAACGGTCAACCGATCGTCATGTCTGCCGATCTGCCGCATCTGGTCGGCGCGCTGAAGGCTGGCGCCAAGGCAAACCTTGAAGTGATTCGTGAAGGTAAGCGCCAGAATGTCGAGCTGACCGTCGGCGCTATCCCTGAAGAGGGCAAAGAGCTGGATGCCCTGCCGAAATCGACCACCGAGCGCAGCAGCAATCGCCTGGGTGTTTCCGTGGTCGAGCTGACTGACGAGCAGAAGAAAACCTACGACCTCAAAGGTGGCGTGGTGATCAAGGAAGTTCAGGACGGTCCTGCATCCCTGATCGGCTTGCAGCCAGGCGACGTCATCACTCACCTGAACAATCAGGCGATTGGTTCCGCCAAGGAGTTCACCGATATCGCCAAGGCGCTGCCGAAGAACCGCTCGGTGTCGATGCGGGTTCTGCGTCAGAATCGCGCCAGCTTCATCACCTTCAAACTGGCTGAATAA
- a CDS encoding M48 family metalloprotease, whose translation MTFLRPTLLTLACLLASPGFADDLPSLGDASSAIVSPQQEYQLGRAWLALLRSQVDQLNDPQLKDYVESSVYRLVETSQVNDRRLEFILINSPQLNAFAAPGGIVGVNGGLFLNAQTEGEYASVLAHELAHLSQRHFARGVEAQQRMQVPMMAALLAGIVIAAAGAGDAGIAAIAGTQAAAIQEQRRFSRQNEQEADRIGILNLEKAGYDPRSMPTMFERLARQYRFDAKPPEFLLTHPVTESRIADTRNRAEQAKPGGIEDSMRYQLIRARVQLIYEETPGLGAKRFRAQLDENPKNDVARYGLAIAQIKGGQLNEARENLKLLLAKSPNEIIYNLAQIDLDITNNRLPDAQTRVDRMLTQYPGNYPLNQVRVDLLLKQNRAPEAEKALENLLKSRPDDPDVWYMVAETRGLSGNIIGLHQARAEYFALVGDYRQAIQQLDFAKRKAGTNFPLSSRIDARQRELMEQERMIKDMMG comes from the coding sequence ATGACTTTTTTGCGCCCTACCCTGCTGACGCTCGCTTGCCTGCTCGCCTCACCGGGCTTCGCCGACGACCTGCCGTCACTCGGTGACGCCAGTTCTGCAATCGTCTCGCCACAACAGGAATATCAGCTGGGCCGCGCCTGGCTGGCGCTGCTGCGCAGTCAGGTTGACCAGCTCAATGACCCGCAACTCAAGGACTATGTCGAGTCCAGCGTCTACCGGTTGGTTGAGACCAGCCAGGTCAATGACCGGCGTCTGGAGTTCATCCTGATCAACAGCCCGCAGCTCAACGCCTTTGCGGCGCCGGGCGGGATTGTCGGGGTCAACGGTGGTTTGTTCCTTAATGCCCAGACCGAAGGCGAATATGCCTCGGTACTCGCTCACGAACTGGCTCACTTGTCGCAGCGCCACTTTGCCCGTGGCGTCGAAGCGCAACAACGCATGCAGGTGCCGATGATGGCCGCACTGCTGGCCGGGATCGTGATTGCCGCTGCCGGTGCCGGTGATGCCGGGATCGCGGCCATTGCGGGCACGCAGGCGGCAGCGATTCAGGAACAACGACGTTTCTCGCGCCAGAACGAGCAAGAGGCCGACCGCATCGGCATCCTCAACCTTGAAAAAGCCGGTTACGACCCACGCTCGATGCCAACTATGTTCGAGCGGTTGGCGCGCCAATACCGCTTCGACGCCAAGCCACCGGAGTTCCTGCTGACTCACCCGGTGACCGAATCGCGTATCGCCGACACCCGCAACCGCGCCGAGCAGGCCAAACCCGGCGGCATTGAAGACAGCATGCGTTATCAACTGATCCGTGCGCGAGTCCAGCTGATCTACGAAGAAACCCCAGGCCTGGGCGCCAAGCGCTTCCGCGCACAACTGGATGAAAACCCGAAAAACGACGTTGCGCGTTATGGCCTGGCGATCGCCCAGATAAAGGGCGGCCAACTGAACGAAGCACGGGAAAATCTCAAGTTGCTGCTGGCCAAGTCGCCAAACGAGATCATCTACAACCTGGCGCAGATCGATCTGGACATCACCAACAATCGCCTGCCGGACGCCCAAACCCGGGTGGACCGGATGCTGACTCAATATCCGGGCAACTATCCACTGAATCAGGTGCGCGTCGATTTGCTGCTCAAGCAAAACCGGGCGCCCGAAGCGGAAAAAGCGCTGGAGAACCTGCTCAAAAGCCGTCCCGATGATCCGGATGTCTGGTACATGGTGGCGGAAACCCGTGGCCTTTCAGGCAACATCATCGGCTTGCATCAGGCGCGCGCCGAGTACTTTGCGCTGGTTGGCGACTACCGTCAGGCCATTCAGCAACTGGACTTCGCCAAGCGCAAGGCCGGGACCAACTTCCCGTTGTCATCGCGTATCGACGCCCGCCAACGGGAGCTGATGGAGCAGGAGCGCATGATCAAGGACATGATGGGCTGA